The sequence GATGCCTTTCTCGATTCCATAGGATCCGTCCGAGCAGACGGCGACGGAGTGCCAGTCGCCTTCCCGGGTCGGCGTGATGAGGCTTTTCACCGTGTCCATGGCGGCGTTTGCGGCGGAAGCCGCGGAGGAGGCGCCGCGTGCCGCGATGATGGCCGCGCCGCGCTGCTGGACGGTCTTGATGAACTCGCCCTCCAGCCACCCCTTGTCGGTGATGACCTCGGTGGCAGGCTTGCCGTTGATCTTGGCGTTGGTGAAATCGGGATACTGGGTTGCGGAATGGTTGCCCCATATGCAGAGGTTCGTGACCTCGGAGCAATGCGCCCCGGCCTTCGCGGCGAGCTGGCTTTTCGCACGGTTCTCATCCAGCCGTGTCATGGCAAAGAAGCGGTCGGAAGGAACGCCCGCCGCATTGCTCATTGCGATCAGTGCGTTGGTGTTGCACGGGTTTCCGACGACCAAAACCCTCACGTCCTTCGCAGCGACACGTGCGATCGCCTGTCCCTGGCCGGTGAAAATCTTGCCGTTGATGCCGAGCAGATCGGCACGCTCCATCCCCGCCTTGCGCGGCACGGAACCTACCAGCAAGGCCCAATTTGCGTCCTTGAAGCCCTCGTCGAGATCCGTGGTGGCCACAACTTCCCTGAGCAGCGGGAAGGCGCAGTCATCCAGCTCCATGACCACTCCTTTCAGCGCGGGCAGGCCCGGCTCGATCTCGATGAGGCGCAGATTGACAGGCTGGTCATCGCCGAAGACGAAACCCGAGGCGATTCGGAACAGGAGTGCGTAGCCGATCTGGCCAGCGGCTCCGGTGATGGAAACTGTGATTGGTGCTTTCATGGTTGTGTGGTTGGGAAAAAAATTTACGGGCGAATGCTACGCCCGCCCCCTTTGCGCTGGCTAGGCGAATCTGGCCTTTTCCTACGCAGGGTTTACCGGGGCGGCTTCATGGCGCCGGCGAGCGGCCGCCGTCATGCCCTCAGGCCAGCCGGAACGGCTCCGCGATCTCGAACCACGGCGTGACCTCCGCCTGGGTGGCGCAGTGCAGGGCGGTGGCGGTGTGACCCATTTCCGCAAGGCAGTTTGCGAAGCGGGCGGTCGCTTTTTCCGGGCAGTTGCAATCCGAGCTGAGGTGGCCGAAGACGATCTGGAGCAGATCCGCATGGGAAATTTCCCGCAGCAAGGCCTCGACCTGGACGTTGGAAAGGTGGCCGTGGCGGGAGGAAATGCGCTGCTTGATGGACCACGGGCGCTTGGTGTCGGCCTCTAACAGATCATCGTCGTAGTTCGCCTCCACAAACAGCGCGGCAAGACCCCGCAGGTGGTGGATCATGCCTGAGGTGACGTGACCCGCATCGGAGACCAGGCCGAAGCGCAGGCCCCGGCTATCGACCACGAAGCCGACGGGATCTACCGCATCATGCTGGATGGAGAAGGACTGCACGGCGAGGTGATCGATGGCGAACGCCTGTCCGGCCACGAAGGTTTTCCAGGTCGCCTCAAAACCCTGTTCGCGGACGACGAAAGCGGTCTCGGCGGTGGCATAGATGGGCGTCGGGTGTTTCCTGAGGAAATGTTTCAGGCCGCGTATGTGGTCGCCGTGCTCGTGGGTGAGGAGGATTCCGGAAAGGGAGGCGGGGTCAATGCCGAGGGATTCGAGGCGGAGGCAAAGCTGTTTCGCGGACAGCCCGGCATCGATGAGGATGCGGGTGGAGCCGCACTCGAGGATGGTGGAATTCCCGGCGGA comes from Akkermansiaceae bacterium and encodes:
- a CDS encoding MBL fold metallo-hydrolase; this translates as MKFAVLGSGSAGNSTILECGSTRILIDAGLSAKQLCLRLESLGIDPASLSGILLTHEHGDHIRGLKHFLRKHPTPIYATAETAFVVREQGFEATWKTFVAGQAFAIDHLAVQSFSIQHDAVDPVGFVVDSRGLRFGLVSDAGHVTSGMIHHLRGLAALFVEANYDDDLLEADTKRPWSIKQRISSRHGHLSNVQVEALLREISHADLLQIVFGHLSSDCNCPEKATARFANCLAEMGHTATALHCATQAEVTPWFEIAEPFRLA
- a CDS encoding malate dehydrogenase; amino-acid sequence: MKAPITVSITGAAGQIGYALLFRIASGFVFGDDQPVNLRLIEIEPGLPALKGVVMELDDCAFPLLREVVATTDLDEGFKDANWALLVGSVPRKAGMERADLLGINGKIFTGQGQAIARVAAKDVRVLVVGNPCNTNALIAMSNAAGVPSDRFFAMTRLDENRAKSQLAAKAGAHCSEVTNLCIWGNHSATQYPDFTNAKINGKPATEVITDKGWLEGEFIKTVQQRGAAIIAARGASSAASAANAAMDTVKSLITPTREGDWHSVAVCSDGSYGIEKGIMASMPIRTKADGSWEVVQGVPVSEFSQGKIDATINELLEERDAVKDLIPA